ACAAATCACATCGATACCGTTGATTTCGTCGTGACCGTTCCCGCCGATACGACTGTCGGTATCGAGACCAACTTCGGCAGGGTGGATGTTGCGAACGTAAACGGCAGCGTGGAAATCGCCAGCGATTTCGGCGATGTGACGGTAAAAGACGTCGCAGGAGCGCTGACTCTGGAAAATTCCGGCGGCGAGATCGAGATTCAAAATTTGGACGCGAAGTCGCAGGATATATCCGTCGACGCCGACTTCGGCAGGATCACACTCGAGAACGTCAAAGGCAGGGATATTTCCATCCGCTCGAACAGCGGCACACTAGCGCTTATCGAAGTCCGCGCCTCGGGCGAGCTGTTTGCCAAATCGGATTTCGGCGATACATCGTTCGAGAACGGTTCCGCCTCATCCCTCACCGTCGAATCGAGCAGCGGCAAGGTAAGGATTGTCAATGCGAACATCCGCGGCGCGCTGGCGGTCACTTGCGACTTCGGCGATATCGAACTGAATCAAACGCTGGCGGGATCCTATGATCTCGATTCAAACAGCGGCGGGATCGTCATCGACGGCGCGAAGAAAAGAATCAAAGCGCATACCGATTTCGGCAATATCACCGTGTCGAATGCGCAGGAAGCCACCCTCGATCTCAGTTCGAACAGCGGCACGATCAGGTTCGAAGGTTCGCTCGGCGCAGGTCCGCACAGGATCAAATCCGATTTCGGCGAGATCGCCCTGACCCTGCCCGCAGACTCGAAATTGAACGTCTATCTCAAAACCGATTTTGGAAACATCGACTCCGACCTGCCCATCACAGTTGTCACGACGGGAAGCACCGGTTCCGATAAGAGTCAGATCACCGGGACGGTCAACGGCGGCGGCGCTCAACTCACCGTTTCGACGAACAGCGGCAACATCACGATCAACGCCCTGGAAGAATAGATTTTTCAAAACAAAAGGAGAAAAAAATGAACAGCGATTTTGTCCCCGTCATCGGCGTTTCCGCAATTCTGTTGATCACCTTTGGCTTCATCGCCATTATGAGGTACATCAATTACAAGGAAAACATGGGACTGGCTGAAAAAGGCCTGACCCGCCCGGAAACGAAAGGAGGAAAAGGCTTTCTGCGCTGGGGAATTGTAATTGCCGCGCTGGGACTTGCCTTCACCATCGGACTCTACCCCATCGGCTTTACCAACGGCGATGGGTATCCGCTTCATCTCGGACCGTGGATGCTGGGAGGCTTCATCCCGCTTTTCCTCGGTTTGGGCCTGGTCCTTCTCCATTATTTGACGGACAAGGAGTAAGCGGCAGGTCGAGAGAATAAAATCTTTGAATCGCCAAGGTTGTCAAGAAAATC
This portion of the Anaerolineales bacterium genome encodes:
- a CDS encoding DUF4097 family beta strand repeat protein translates to MKRPLVIVLLSIALLLVMAGISAVVYFSAREGGFGFDSNLASATAEETKTLKVDAKKPVTLNLDNDAGDISVIGAYVEAVEVKVIKTGNAPTRSRAEEDLGDIRYEIRQDGNAVTLLYKLDGMQTNHIDTVDFVVTVPADTTVGIETNFGRVDVANVNGSVEIASDFGDVTVKDVAGALTLENSGGEIEIQNLDAKSQDISVDADFGRITLENVKGRDISIRSNSGTLALIEVRASGELFAKSDFGDTSFENGSASSLTVESSSGKVRIVNANIRGALAVTCDFGDIELNQTLAGSYDLDSNSGGIVIDGAKKRIKAHTDFGNITVSNAQEATLDLSSNSGTIRFEGSLGAGPHRIKSDFGEIALTLPADSKLNVYLKTDFGNIDSDLPITVVTTGSTGSDKSQITGTVNGGGAQLTVSTNSGNITINALEE